ctttcccgttgagacctgccatcacctacaagacgggctttatgcctctcaaaaaaaccatcagatttctttttatgccaaaaaatccataaagactgaataatattagcatttggaggaggagggaccaactcccaagtcttactatcaataagagcattatattcatcttgcatagcatttttccaattcgggtcattaaGTGCACCGAcgggattccggggaataggagAGATGAAATTTTTGGTGGCACTTaaggcttgattatggtatttcaagTTCGGCTTAAATATCCCATGTTGACTACGAGTAGTCATGCGAGGAACAGGTGGGGGCTGGCAGAGATGGGGCTGCTGCCGTTGTGGGGGGCTGGCAGTGAGTGGGGGGGCTGGCAGCGAGGGAGACGGAGGGGCTGGCAGTGGCGGGACTGCTGGCTGGACCGCGGAAGGATTGGGAAGGAGCTGGCGGGTATCTGGGGTGGTGGAAGGGTTTTGCTGGACAGACGACGAGGGAGGAGGGGAGATGGGTGAGCTCGAGTGTTGGGGTGCAGGAGGCGGAGCAGCGGCCTGGTCATGCAAAAAAAGTATTCTCAATGGGGAATTATCATCACCCAAAAACTCATATGAGGTAGAAGATGGactatttatttgtgaaaatggaaaGGAGTTTTCATCAAACCACACATGCCGAGCTATGATTATTTTTCGGCTCGATAAATCATAGCATTTGTACCCCCGATGATTAGAAGGATACCCCAGGAAAACACACGGAGTGGACCTAGATTgtagcttatgaatttgtgtggacGGAAAGAGAGGAAAGCATAGACAATCAAAAACTCGGAGATGAGAGTAGGATGGATTCTTTTGATAAAGAATCTGAGTGGGTGTCTTATATGCTAAGATTTTAGAAGGGAGAATATTGTGTAGGTACGTTGTCATGGCCAAGGCGTGATGCCAATAGGAGGGGGGCATAGATGCATGGGCAAGGAGTGTACGAACaatattatttatggatttaattttcCGTTCCGCCTTACCATTTTGGGGTGAGGTGTGCGGGCAAGAAAATCGGAAAACATCCCGTTTTGTTCACAAAATTTATGAAAGGGACCATTATCAAATTCACGCCCGTTGTCACATTGAAaggttttgatttctttttcaaactgagtgcgaatgaaaatccggaaagacaagaaacaatcataaacttgggactttgttttgatgggaaaagtccaaagaaaattagtatatttgtcaagaaacaaaacataatatctgtgaccagaagagctaagaacaggtgaagtccataaatcaTTGTGAAAAATGTCAAAGggcatagtagtagttgaaagagagtcataaaaagacattttaattaatttccccaAAGGGCAAAAATGACAAACATTGTTTCGAGCCTTATTACATTCAATAAAATTACTACTACGTAAAGAACTAAGAATTACATCCCCGGGATGACCTAAACGGGAGTGCCAAATATGAGGAGAGATGACGGTAAAAGCAGATGGTGCGGAGGACAAAATGGCTCGATAATTTTTgaagaatggataaagatcacccgAACTTTCACATCTCATGAGTTTGCTCCCCGTCCGTAAATCTTTCACACAAAAgccaaaaggatcaaattcaataGAAACCATATTATcaatagtaaatttacgaacggaaataaggtttttgatgagtttaggtgcatgtaaaacatttttcaggtttaaggagggatttacttgaagggatgtatgaccataaccacgaatcggaatcatgttaccattaccaacaacgatgtcattatttttgctcaattgatagtaagacgagagagtaccttgggagttggtcatgtaagatgtggctccggtgtccatgtaccaattgttGTCATCGGGCGGATTCAAAGACATTGTGTGCATAGCCTGATAAATATGCGTGGGCGCCTACCCACCATGTGATGACGGGGCTGTCGAGTAGAACGACTGTGGAGGACAAGCACCAAGAACTCCCTGCTGCGACGGGCCTGGGCGTGACTGCTGCCAGCCGCGAGGCTGCTGCCACCCTGCTGTGGGGTACGGGCACGGTGGGGTGGCCCACGGCTGTGGCCCCCAAGCAACCCACGGTGGAAAATACCACGACGGGGCAGTGGCCCCCTGGTGCTGCGACGCGGCGGGCTGGTTGGCCTGGGCATTGTTCcggctgcccccccccccccccgctgcTTTGCCCATTCCCGGCGCCACCGCGGTTGTTGTTGCGGTTGCCACCGCTGCGACCGCTGTTGTTCTTCTTTCCACGATTGTGAGAATTTCCTCGATTGTTGAAGGTATTTTCAGAATTGTTGGGCTGCCCATTAGCAGAGAAATTATGAGGATTAATATTATGGGAAACGAGAGCAGCATTCGACCCGGAGTTGTGAATGGCGTCCTCGCCATGGCTGTCTTCCTCAAGTTCGAGCATCGACCGGACAACGTCAAAAGATGGGAGAGGAGTACGGTGCTGCACCGTCGTTcgaaaagttttatattcttcTGATAACCCTCGCAGAAGACGAAACACAAGTCATTCGTCGGAAACTTTGTGGCCGACGTTGGTGAGATTGTCTGCAAGAACTTTCAGCCTGGTGCAATATGCTTTCACATTCggaaaatccaccaatttggtgTTGGTGAATTTTGCATCAAGAGCAAGAGCCCTAGCCGATTTGTTGTCCTGAAAGAGATGAACAAGGCGATTCCAAGCCTCGGCTGCGGTGTCCTCTTGATGAATGATCGTGTTGAGAAGATCATTCGATATTGTACCATATACCCATTGCCGAACAATGTCATCTAGCCATTCCCATAGAGCCTTTGTAGCAAGTTTCTCGGGTGCAGTTGCCGGTGGTGGCACGGTGGGGGAGGAAGGAGGTAGGATGTGGTCGATCACCAAGTTTGCTCGGCAATGGAGCTTGAAGAGGGTAGCCCAGTTATTGTATTGGCTTCCTTCATAGTCAAGAACAAtaggaatgcatgatttgatattgGTGACTGTAGTCGCAGGATGCAACTTGGACGCGTCAGCCATggagaagaggaggaggaagggCCGAAGAGGAGGAAAACGAAAAAAGGGGGgtcggcggctagggtttaggatgCTAGGGAtttaggagaaacctagtctaataccatgtaagagaatatttgccgtgattattctcattcctTGAATAGGTTAATATATAgcatttacaacataattgtaggctacaaattatgaactaatttgactaattaattctaacatacgctatcctaaaatagaagattacaaaatatatttgactaaatatttacataatctaacacTAATTGATAATTTAAACGATTTATCACTTAAAGTTCCACCACGAAAAAAATTCCTTTTTCAAAACATGAAAATCAAAATTCACAATATAAAGCTAATTTTCTAAAAACGAAACTAAAGTCCCAAAATTTTGTGGAACTTTAAGTTGTTTTACAGAAAATAATTGAAAACTCAAGTTTGACAAGTAACTTAAAAACAAAAACTAGAACTTTATGGCAAGTCCTTTTCCCAAATTAGAGGCTCTTTTTATTTCTTTATGGCTTTCTTAAGTTTACAAAATCATATTTGATATTTACCACATGGATTGGGAAACAAAAATCAATCCACAAAACTTTGAGAGACCGTCTAGTAGAAGTGATTTCGACAAACAAAATTTGAAGATTGCCATTTCTTTTCAGTTCATTACTTGTACTTGAAGTACTCCTTGTATGTCCATTTTCTGACATAAGAAGCACCTTATCATTTTTTCGAGAAAGGGCTTTCCATATTCTTCTGTTTAACAGCGTTCTTCCCTTCTTATTATTGAAGGTGTtactagtattaaaaaaaaaaaaaaactaatataaGTGAGATAAAGCTGCAAAAATTCAAAGTTACTTTTGTGCTATAACTCCACTTCATGCACCAAAACCTCCACGTTCctttgtaaaaaataaatattaggaACAAATACTacaaatgatttaaaaaaaaaaaaaaaaaagtgctaccAATAATACTACAAATAATAGAAGATATTCAACTCAATTTTCCTTATATATTTCTATCTATTATTAAAAGAGTAAAAGATAaattttttgaatttgaatttgaatttaaaattaattaaatatcaaTATGATTGCAATAACGTGTGTGTATGGTTGCTAAACATTATTTAAGGTAACAattttcaagtgtaaaagagtcATATATTAAGGAACAATTTTCAAAGTGTAAactgttgaagaatgaaaaaaagtccctcatcggtggttaatgagatgagtggtctccttatatggacttggacaatcctcccctcataagctagcttttggggttgagttaggtccatgatccatttctttacaaaTACTAATTCAAAGATGCCTCAATAAGAGATCAAAAGGGACCCTTCAAAATTTCCACAGTGCAGTTATTCACATTATTGTCGCACGCAACATAGTTCACCCTCTGTGGACTGATAGTGGTTATGAAGTTAAAAAAACCTCCGGTGAAAGAACAAGGGAATAAGAAGCTTTAGGGAAATGTTGGCTGGAAAATGCCTGGAGGAGGCACCGGGTTCAACGACGATTACAAGGAGTCGACCGACGAGATGGTGGAGATTGTGAGAGTATTGAGGCATAGGCTTCCAATGCAAGACAGAATCATGAGGATGAATACAGTAAAGTTtgtttaattgttttttttttttttatgattattattttgaAGTTCATTGAATTACACAATTAAAAATTGTTTCCACCAAAAAAGAATCACCAAAAATGGAAGATATTAGAACATAAATCTCTGATAAATGAGGCATTATATGGTTGGAGTTTGACTTGCAGTCAGAACTCTGCTTccccttttatttttttgtttttcctcGCTTTTGGATTTAGATGAACAAATATACATTTTGCTATTTATAATCTATAAATGTAAAAATTGAAAATCGAATATGTAGGAATTTTAACGTCATATATATTTTTGGTATTCAAGATATTTCAAAGGACAGTTTCTCACCCTGCATTATCACATGTAAATTTCATCTTTTATTCATGGCTTCATATGCTATTGACTCTGTATCTGCAGGTGAACCCACATTTATTCTTGCAGGCTGTTTTGGAATCAAGTGAAAACGTTCTCTAATGTCAGTGTAAACAAGATAGTAAGCCCTGTTTTTTTTTGGACTACTACTTCAGTCACAACTTACATCTCACATCTTTATAGTTGTATCAATTGCATATTTGTccagtggttttttttttttttttggttagttGTTGTATGTTACTTTTCTTATAGTTGGCTTCTTTGGCATAGTCATTACTACTGTACTCTATgaccttttattttattatacCTTTCTCTTCAATAAATGAGTTTTCTTTGTTCAACATACAACAGTTGCAACGACATGCTATCAGAAAGACAATGTCTTGAGAAGGTATGCCTTTCACAAATAAAATCTACAGCGATGTTATAATTTCATTTGAGATTAAAAAATTGTGCAATCTAGGACATCCAAGTTGTTTTTATCTTATTCTCGAAATTGAAAAGAACTACTATTGCTGAATGTACTCGTGTCCTCCATCTATTACCTAATTGATTATACTACTTAAAATAGTTTTTTAAGTTCGCCGTCGTACTGCTTAAATACTGATTTGGAAGCTGATTTGCGACTTGAAAAAGACAAAGTTATTCACAGAAACAAGAATTAATTGAATGTATTTGATCTTGGGCCTATCCTACTGTCGGCTAACCTGAAATAAATGTGATTGTAATAAAGCCACTCGGTATTCTTCTGCTGGTGAGGGCTATCGTGACCGACTCTATCTTCTTAGTCCCATAAAGTTGTTAATAGAGCTATTTtggttatttttgtgttttttgttttttggggtGCGTGTGATCATTAACACAGTTAATGGGTAGCACGACATTGGCATCTTTTCGTAGCTTCAACTTTTGGTGCTATTAATTTTAGTATCTTTTCGCAGCTTCATCTTTTGGTACCTTTAATTAACTTGGATGTCGTGCCTTATGTCTAGGAAGAGTATGAGTTTTGATTGATTAAGGAGCCGTTTAGACATCATAATTTAAAAttatgtttggacatgtaatttgaatttcttaagttgtattttctcttatagacataaaaaaactcacaagttgtgaaaattaTCAAAACATTCCCAATTCTtgtacaatcttaccaaatgagaaagtcatagttcataacaaaattaatacgctactagaagtcCTTTTTAataaatacaacatcaattgatcaaactttagttcaataaaaataaaattttaacatgaatagtaatgtcacaccctcatcttaaTAGGACATGATGGGCACCTGACTCTCTTCAGAGCCGAGCAAACCCGTAAACATttgctttaccaaaacctgtcatttcaaaaactttttaaaacatggaacttttccaaatacAGATCATTGTATTTATACaggttatgaaaactttcaatcaattttgTACCCCTTTTTTTTACCAACtaaaatcatctgaaaatacatacttttTAACAtttacaaatgattcgcacttctcgacgccctatccacaggacactgtctgcaaagtctctaacatatacgaAATATCATGACATAattactttgacccggcaacactccgaactgagatggagctcgccaatcccgctggaacatcttctagcacaACCTTCTACTCatatgggtgtacctgcgtggcatgaaacgcagcccccgaagaaaggggatcagtacggaatatgtactgaatatataaggcatcactgaatcataaacaaggagaggCGTAACAGTAAACCAATTTAGAAACAACCCGGGAGTTACCTGGGACAGCATTGTGAACCGTGCCATGCAGTGTCTTACACAAATtccagcatacacaatataagtacAGCATACCCAATTTCTAGAATACACTTATGAGAatatagtatcataatagtcccttcggacggccgcttccggcatagtaataatgatggccccttcgggcatgccgccggcataatcgTGCTAGTCCtgaccccttcgggcatgccggttccgaaataataatgatggtgatggccccttcgggcatgccgctggCATAATCGTgttagtcctggccccttcgggcatgccggttccgacataataatgatggtgatggccccttcgggcatgccgccggcataatcgtgctagtcctggccccttcgggcatgccggttccgacataataatgatggtggccccttcgggcaagcCGCGTCCGACATagtaataataatggccccttcgggcatgccacttgcaaCATAACAATACTAGTCCTGGCCTCTTCGGGCATGCTGCTCGCGACATAAGAATAgtcctagccccttcgggcatgccgcttgcgacataatactaccctggccccttcgggcatgccgctcgcGACATTAATACTAATTATaatggtgtcaacacaacttaatccacaaatatcaatacaaagaaataatgctatagagtgtaaacataaatcgtaatagaaacgaaatagtaaaatctcgcaccccctttggagtggttttgaaaagtctcaataataaaatctcgcacccccttcggagtggttttaaaagaaaaatcaactttatatttcctttagtacaaacaaattctcttgaaaacattagtaaaccacaaacgcGTTTCAAGTAAATTCGAGCtaatataagaaagttaacaaccatatgcacgagaAGAACAATgagaactaaatgcacataagtcaacttttaagactcgatagttAAGTATCCTTACCGatgcctgaagactcagaaataagtttcgggtcaatccgatttagtataagagagttatgagcgtttgaagtacagaaccttctacgaacgtttcagaaactattttttggaaaattaaagcaacaatcataccagacgccttttcaaatatcgttatggacatcattcattatagaaccccccatgaacgtttctaacacaatccgagttcgcttatgaaatttatgaacgttattcattatagaaacctctacgagcattcCCAACACAATCTGAGTTAGCACacgaaagttatgaacgttattcattataggaacctctacaaccattttcaagcaatccgagaccgtccacgaaagttagggacattactacttacagaactctttagacttttcttgttatcTAATCATACGATaggctcggctatactaagtatactcacatcaagaagtgaataataatcattaacaagctcggaatcaagaatagaattccccgagataagtatcatagcttacttagctctaggacatgccaaaagaaagaaaatgtaagctttacatacctgtttccCGTACTATTAGCTACGCTcgattgtccaagcttgctatcgCTCGTCTACATTCAAGAAGTTTACACAACCATTAAACATGTTGtcacacacttgccttagtcttccaattaaattcatttatattctgccgaaatttcggcagcatttcccctgtaaatacaccatccccgagaatctcactcgaccaatttatcaacaacaaatccgagaattcaactcagccaaattatcaacaacaataccaacaatcatatctccaacttcaacaattatttcaaacgcattctaacactagcaatcctttcttcACAAtacgacgacatttcatttatattcaatttaaccatacgatcaagccaacataaatgctcacacgttcaaatgcttgcccaagaccttacaaacaagactcaagaacacttcaaacaatccgcgcaATGACCAAAACAACTCAACCAATGCACAAtaccacccgaaacctcccaaatgcaacaagaacaataacgacacattttcttccttcgaATTCAtaaactataccaataattcacatactagcaacattatttttttcatatataCAAGAAGGccatattcaaatcacattaacttctaagacaactctccaacaattacaacttcattccaattcatcaaaccttcattttcatcatagaatccattacaacaacaaccaaaatactaagaaaattgattcattctcttctacactACACCATATTCATACAGCCACAACACtatatattcggccaccacatagcatccatgttttcatgattttcattcatttctacatactataacatacacaaccatccataacatataaaagaagattaaatcttacttTTTTCCACTTACTTCTCACTTGGCTttggttgtgaacttgcaacaaagagggatctacttgctccaacaattataccacgttaaagaggaccttcaaattagtaggaatgctaggagaaaataatttttgaacaagaTTTCCAAGGTCCTTGTTGGAgaagctatggccgaatggccctttgagttttctctccaagcttcttgaaaattccaagtataaaagatgactaatatgACCAACTTGTCATCTTTGGTCTTATTTATTAAATctccatgtgggcctaagcccactccctaTTGGACGACCCACTTGGCCCTTTTCAAGaccattatatattttttttattttggaatccatgaaaaaatatttttcaaattccaaatttgcccttagccttcctccatattttctatgagccatcttgcgaattcccctttttgtccctagcctttcttaatatttcctcaTCCATAACtctcataaacaacttgtgtgttaaacaaggtaaaaaatatagccttgcccttaacttcccgcaattatcttgaattatccgaatacgcaaaatacgggatataacaagtaatgtaactactctttaatataatcctcccacatgatagacataaataatggttggtggaagttaatgaggttggtaaatgactgatgggagtaattgttaaaaatatttaccaacttatgggtcttttttaataaaatataaatttatgagtcaagttttatatttaaaatttttgaaaccatggtttgaaaccccaaatcatgccatAAGGGTGATTTGGAGTTTGAAactatgatttgaaatcatgagatgaaatgtatgtccaaacgctgatttcaaaccatgatttgaaatagCATGTCCGAACGCCTACTAAATAGATTTATGTCCTTATTTCAATAGATTTTGGGAGTGCTTGAACTACTTGGGAATAAAGGAGCAACCTCCTtataaaaagggcagcccggtgcactaagctcccgctatgcgcggggtccggggaagggccggactacaagggtctattgtacgcagccttaccttgcatttctgtaagagactgtttccacggctcgaacccgtgacctcctggtcacatggcagcaactttaccagttacgccaaggctccccttcagcAACCTCCTTATAGTttgtagaaaaagaaaaaaatgagatGCATGTGCTAATTTTGGCTACGGCTTGCTTTTATTATCGCTATTCTTTGAATATTATCATTTGGTTCTACCTTATTAATGTGATTGTTATGTAATGTTAACTATTAACTTTATCTTCTTTTTTACTCTTAATTGCAAGTTTTTAGGATAGTACTATAGTGCTTTGGAAATATTGAGATTTTTTTTATATAGGTTAAAAAAATTGAGGTATTATTTGAGCTGCAATTAAGGTCTGCAAGCTGGGTTTGCATTTATTGTGTTCGAGACATAATAAAGTGCTTCTGACATTTGAATAGAAATTAATTTAAGGGGCTTGAAATTCTGAGATTTCTCTGAATGGTATAGGGTATAATAAATCAGCCCTTTTTAAAATGCAATACTAAGTAGAATAATTATGTCGGTGGTGATTTTTTCTGTTCCGCATATCATGCCACGGGTGCGTATACTAATTTGATATTTACCGCATGGATTGGGAAACCAAAATAAATCCACCAAACTTGGAGAGACCATCTAGTAGAAGTGATTTCGACAAACAAAATTTGAAGATTGTCATTTCTTTTCAGTTCATTACTTGTACTTGAAGTACTCCTTGTATGTCCATTTTCTGATATAAGAAGCACCTTATCATTTTTCAGAGGAAAGGCTTTCCATATTCTTCTGTTTAAGAGCGTTCTTCCCTTCTTATTATTATTGAAGGTGTTACTAGtaaaaaacaaacaaactaaTATAA
Above is a genomic segment from Lycium barbarum isolate Lr01 chromosome 12, ASM1917538v2, whole genome shotgun sequence containing:
- the LOC132624368 gene encoding uncharacterized protein LOC132624368; this encodes MADASKLHPATTVTNIKSCIPIVLDYEGSQYNNWATLFKLHCRANLVIDHILPPSSPTVPPPATAPEKLATKALWEWLDDIVRQWVYGTISNDLLNTIIHQEDTAAEAWNRLVHLFQDNKSARALALDAKFTNTKLVDFPNVKAYCTRLKVLADNLTNVGHKVSDE